One Besnoitia besnoiti strain Bb-Ger1 chromosome VIII, whole genome shotgun sequence DNA segment encodes these proteins:
- a CDS encoding IMC sub-compartment protein ISP1 (encoded by transcript BESB_085030): MGAVSSCCAVEESEDRQVMKENGGAKASKSEKSRDDRKKNGKYSKSRSSGPRREGPAVTAEQIEDLNQRLLSGMAVLVLLQDGTRLSCVLHYNAKDASLSISCEDKVRVIPLSDIKALLHTHEQLQRVETKANLVDDECCVALHLLESGNCIPLRFENVVDKCCFVDLVKQIKA, encoded by the exons ATGGGTGCTGTCAGCTCGTGCTGCGCTGTGGAGGAGAGTGAGGATCGGCAGGTGATGAAGGAGAACGGCGGCGCCAAGGCCTCCAAGAGCGAGAAGTCTCGAGATGACAGAAAAAAGAACGGGAAGTACAGCAAATCCAGGTCGTCAGGCCCTCGTCGCGAAG GCCCGGCAGTCACCGCAGAGCAGATTGAAGATCTGAAtcagcgccttctctccggaATGGCGGTGCTGGTGCTGCTGCAAGACGGCACTCGCCTTTCCTGCGTTCTCCACTACAACGCGAAGgatgcctctctctccatctcCTGCGAGGACAAG GTCCGAGTCATTCCCCTGTCTGACATCAAGGCGCTTCTGCACACGCACGAGCAGCTTCAGCGCGTCGAGACCAAGGCGAACTTGGTGGATGACGAGTGCTGCGTGGCGCTTCACCTGCTGGAATCGGGCAACTGCATTCCTCTCCGGTTCGAGAACGTCGTCGACAAGTGCTGCTTCGTTGACCTCGTGAAGCAAATCAAGGCTTAA
- a CDS encoding hypothetical protein (encoded by transcript BESB_085040): MDSSPLPDHLPSGGPGTPNEEALRCETLNVFRSQLHQLSRHKDQLMPKPDGSFPGDWLRLAWEYQSLAEQMMRSQRWPGNYPEGLLACVNEQVKYLRRRLGNFTTIPDDDKKDKFRRVYVLAALGIIAKLKLVTFCWTFVELKRGEQYAAYASSQGVGGVHGGSGGLGRGAGMSGALTEPDLNSFQYPPSHIASAFAPHHGPGGGAFGQDGSPVKQAPRPQQPGMAGGCPEAALLEGMQGAGPAGLLMGGGPGGPGMLLQGGAGPAGLGLGGPGGPLGLYDQQQLVPPGMTLEDLDRTEYTTRSGRKTHRTPMKPEKS, from the exons ATGGACAGCAGTCCGCTGCCTGACCACCTCCCTAGTGGAGGACCGGGGACGCCGAatgaggaggcgctgcgctgcgaaaCGCTCAACGTGTTTCGCTCGCAGCTGCATCAGCTGTCGCGTCACAAGGACCAACTCATGCCTAAGCCGG acGGCTCCTTCCCAGGAGACTGGCTCCGCCTTGCGTGGGAGTATCAGTCGCTCGCTGAGCAGATGATGCGCTCGCAGCGCTGGCCAGGCAACTACCCCGAGGGTCTCCTCGCATGCGTCAACGAGCAAGTCAAGTacctgcggcgcagactcgGG AATTTCACCACGATTCCGGACGACGACAAGAAGGACAAGTTCCGGCGCGTGTATGTGTTGGCGGCGCTGGGCATCATCGCGAAGCTGAAGCTCGTCACGTTCTGTTGGACGTTCGTCGAGTTGAAGCGTGGAGAGCAGTACGCGGCGTACGCGTCGAGTCAGGGCGTGGGAGGCGTccacggcggcagcggcggcctcgggcgcggcgcaggcatgTCTGGCGCGCTGACGGAGCCTGACTTGAACAGCTTCCAGTACCCCCCCAGCCAcatcgcctccgcgttcgccCCGCACCACGGccctggcggcggagccttTGGCCAGGACGGATCTCCTGtgaagcaggcgccgcggccgcagcaacCGGGCATGGCTGGCGGCTGCCCCGAAGCCGCGCTGCTCGAGGGCATGCAGGGCGCGGGCCCCGCCGGCCTGCTGATGGGCGGCGGGCCAGGTGGCCCCGGCATGCTCCTGCAGGGGGGGGCTgggcccgcgggcctcgggCTCGGTGGCCCGGGCGGGCCCCTGGGCCTCTAcgaccagcagcagctcgtccCGCCAGGCATGACACTCGAGGACTTGGACAGAACTGAGTATACGACGCGCTcagggaggaagacgcacagGACGCCGATGAAACCCGAAAAGAGCTAA
- a CDS encoding hypothetical protein (encoded by transcript BESB_085020), producing MAYVYYPAVSVLPVASAAPVYPATTYVSTGYYVPAAAPMYYYCYQLPCCKCSRVARAEANRRGADEARERGRERRSRRHTSARDAEPRAYSISCDGVMKPEKSRRVVSVSPVRESRTDEKAAFKEVESDGDGDWVMEGKVKLHGTVDM from the coding sequence ATGGCGTATGTTTACTACCCCGCAGTCAGCGTTTTGCCtgtcgccagcgcagcgcccgTCTACCCCGCGACGACGTATGTTTCCACGGGCTACTACGTGCCGGCAGCAGCACCCATGTACTACTACTGCTACCAACTTCCGTGTTGCAAATgctcccgcgtcgcgcgtgcggaggcgaacCGTCGAGGAgctgacgaggcgcgcgagcgagggcgcgagagaagaagtcGCCGACACACCAGTgcaagagacgcagagccgcgtGCGTACTCCATCTCGTGCGACGGTGTGATGAAACCCGAAAAGAGCAGGCGCGTTGTCTCCGTGTCCCCCGTGCGGGAGAGCCGCACGGACGAAAAAGCAGCCTTCAAAGAGGTGGAAAgtgacggcgacggcgactggGTCATGGAAGGAAAAGTCAAACTGCACGGAACAGTAGACATGTAG